From Caretta caretta isolate rCarCar2 chromosome 9, rCarCar1.hap1, whole genome shotgun sequence, one genomic window encodes:
- the LOC125642716 gene encoding LOW QUALITY PROTEIN: PABIR family member 2-like (The sequence of the model RefSeq protein was modified relative to this genomic sequence to represent the inferred CDS: inserted 2 bases in 1 codon; deleted 1 base in 1 codon) has translation MQLQSPCAFPAHQFPPPRXGCVWRMRSLPVAARSVWCFSRPGRLVPRGGGKAGAARREPRGAEEAAAAAEGGRGRPLSSPQHGALLVPPPSPGSQRPRALPAAASAGPVGGAGPDRGGGRHEEPLRPPPVNGPRGGAGAAGAAAMAQEKMELDLELPAGSAPAPSDGGSLRRSNSAPLIHGLSDNSQVFQPYVLRTRRNSTTVMNRHSMLLSSSPIRIPSSRLHQIRREEGVDLMNRETAHEREVQTAMQISQSWEESLSLSDNDLDKSEKSSSPKRIDFIPVSPAPSPTRGIGKQCFSPSLQMFVSSNGLPPSPIPSPTRRFSNRRSQSPINCIRPSVLGPIKRKGEMETESQPKRLFQGTTNMLSPDVTHLTDFSSCLSSDILDRSSSSIGSSSDSLAKGSITTESPVTCSNSCSSFILMDDLSPK, from the exons ATGCAGCTACAGAGCCCATGCGCGTTTCCAGCACACCAGTTTCCCCCACCCCG CGGCTGCGTGTGGCGCATGCGCAGC CTTCCAGTAGCGGCGCGTTCTGTGTGGTGCTTCTCTAGGCCCGGTCGCTTGGTTCCCCGAGGAGGCGGCAAGGCCGGCGCCGCGCGCAGGGAGCCGAGAGGGGCCGAggaagcggcggcggcggcggaggggggaaggggccgCCCCCTCTCGTCTCCCCAGCATGGGGCGCTGCTGGTGCCGCCCCCCTCGCCCGGCTCGCAGCGCCCCCGGGCTCTGCCTGCAGCGGCCTCTGCGGGGCCTgtagggggggccgggccggatCGGGGCGGGGGGCGGCATGAGGAGCCGCTGCGGCCGCCCCCAGTGAATGGGCCCCGCGGCGGAGCAGGAGCAGCCGGAGCCGCCGCGATGGCTCAAGAGAAAATGGAGCTGGACCTGGAGCTGCCGGCGGGCAGCGCGCCGGCCCCGAGCGACGGGGGGAGCTTGAGGAGATCGAACAGCGCCCCCCTCATCCACGGGCTGAG TGATAATTCACAGGTTTTTCAGCCTTATGTGTTGCGAACCCGCAGGAACAGTACAACAGTTATGAACCGTCATAGCATG TTGCTGTCATCATCTCCCATTCGAATTCCTAGCAGCAGACTTCATCAAATCAGAAGG GAGGAAGGAGTGGATTTAATGAACAGAGAAACAGCACATGAAAG GGAAGTGCAAACAGCAATGCAGATAAGCCAGTCATGGGAGGAAAGCTTGAGCCTG AGTGACAATGACTTGGACAAGTCCGAGAAATCTTCCTCTCCAAAGAGAATAGACTTCATCCCAGTTTCCCCAGCACCTTCACCCACCCGAGGAATAGGGAAG CAATGTTTTTCACCATCCTTACAAATGTTTGTGAGTAGTAATGGATTACCTCCAAGTCCTATTCCTAGTCCAACAAGGCGATTCTCAAA CAGGAGGAGTCAGAGTCCAATCAACTGTATCAGGCCCAGTGTTCTTGGTCCCATTAAAAGGAAAG GTGAAATGGAAACTGAAAGTCAGCCAAAGAGACTTTTCCAAGGAACTACCAACATGCTTTCTCCTGATGTTACACATCTGACAGATTTCAGTTCATG TTTGTCTTCAGATATTCTCGATAGGAGTAGCAGCAGTATTGGTTCTTCCTCTGATTCACTGGCTAAAGGCAGCATTACCACAGAATCTCCAGTAACATGCTCAAACTCATGCTCTTCATTCATTTTGATGGATGATCTCTCACCTAAGTGA